A section of the Sedimentisphaera cyanobacteriorum genome encodes:
- the nuoF gene encoding NADH-quinone oxidoreductase subunit NuoF, whose protein sequence is MRSGADKSYQHEREGIKHEIFVGMATCEIAAGSREAMKVFNDAIESGELKDTRVSRKGCAGRCNVEPTIEVVTGGKSYRYIKVTPEKASEIVQKHLIGGEVITEWLQGECGSEKPESDDLHNRSYGRFGDLPVFGKQLRIALRNCGIIDPENIDEYIHNRGYEALADVLKNHKAANVIEKVKESGLRGRGGAGFPTGLKWDITAKFQDEEMYVICNADEGDPGAFMDRSTIEGDPHSVLEGMLIGAYAIGATNGIIYIRAEYPLAIKRLEIAIGQAKEKGLLGENILGSGFSFDVELRLGAGAFVCGEETALIHSIEGRRGMPKPRPPYPSESGLFGKPTLINNVETWSNIPALMLDGTDWFSTVGTEKSKGTKVFALAGRVYNTGLVEVPMGTTLREMVYDIGGGIPDGKEFKAVQTGGPSGGCLPASYLETKIDYDSLAAAGSIMGSGGMIVMDETSCMVDVAKFFLEFTQDESCGKCTPCREGTKRMLEILTRITEGKGRPGDIEKLERLGTMIQKSSLCGLGQSAPNPVLSTIKNFRDEYVEHIEEKKCRAGVCSALLGYSINDNCVGCGACKKACPVDAISGEKKGKHVIDQEKCIKCGQCYEVCKFGAVDRG, encoded by the coding sequence ATGCGCAGCGGAGCTGATAAATCTTATCAGCACGAGCGCGAAGGGATAAAACACGAGATATTCGTTGGTATGGCAACCTGCGAGATCGCAGCAGGTTCCCGTGAAGCAATGAAGGTGTTCAACGATGCTATAGAATCCGGCGAGCTTAAGGATACCCGGGTTTCACGTAAGGGCTGCGCCGGCAGGTGTAATGTAGAGCCTACGATAGAGGTAGTTACAGGCGGAAAATCATACAGATATATAAAAGTAACGCCGGAAAAGGCGTCTGAGATAGTTCAGAAGCATCTTATAGGCGGAGAGGTAATCACAGAATGGCTCCAGGGCGAATGCGGCAGCGAAAAGCCCGAAAGCGATGATCTGCATAACCGCTCTTACGGCAGGTTCGGCGATCTGCCGGTATTCGGCAAGCAGCTTAGAATTGCTCTGAGAAACTGCGGAATCATTGACCCTGAAAATATTGATGAATATATTCACAATCGAGGATATGAAGCACTTGCAGATGTGCTTAAAAACCATAAAGCCGCAAATGTTATTGAAAAAGTTAAAGAATCCGGTCTTCGCGGCAGAGGCGGCGCAGGTTTCCCTACAGGTCTTAAATGGGATATCACCGCTAAATTCCAAGACGAGGAGATGTACGTTATATGCAACGCTGACGAAGGCGACCCCGGAGCATTTATGGACAGAAGCACTATCGAAGGCGATCCGCATTCAGTGCTTGAGGGTATGCTTATAGGCGCATACGCAATCGGAGCCACAAACGGGATCATCTATATCCGTGCTGAATACCCGCTTGCTATTAAGAGGCTCGAAATTGCAATCGGGCAGGCAAAAGAAAAGGGGCTTCTCGGGGAAAACATCCTCGGTTCCGGATTTTCATTCGATGTAGAGCTCAGACTCGGTGCTGGAGCTTTCGTATGCGGCGAGGAAACCGCCCTTATCCATTCAATTGAAGGACGCAGAGGTATGCCCAAGCCGAGACCTCCTTACCCGTCCGAGTCCGGCTTGTTCGGCAAGCCAACACTTATCAACAATGTTGAGACGTGGTCTAACATACCTGCTTTAATGCTCGACGGGACAGACTGGTTTTCCACAGTTGGAACGGAAAAGAGCAAGGGAACTAAGGTGTTCGCTCTTGCTGGAAGAGTTTACAATACAGGGCTCGTTGAAGTTCCGATGGGAACAACGCTCAGAGAGATGGTTTATGATATAGGCGGCGGAATACCGGACGGGAAAGAATTCAAAGCCGTTCAGACCGGCGGTCCTTCAGGCGGCTGCCTTCCGGCAAGCTATCTGGAAACAAAAATCGACTACGACTCCCTCGCAGCAGCGGGTTCTATTATGGGCTCCGGAGGTATGATCGTAATGGACGAGACATCCTGCATGGTGGATGTGGCGAAGTTTTTCCTCGAATTCACTCAGGATGAATCCTGCGGAAAGTGCACGCCCTGCCGTGAAGGGACAAAGCGAATGCTCGAGATTCTCACACGAATCACTGAGGGCAAAGGCCGCCCTGGCGATATCGAGAAGCTCGAAAGACTCGGAACAATGATCCAGAAGTCTTCGCTGTGCGGGCTCGGGCAGTCTGCCCCGAATCCTGTGCTCAGCACGATCAAAAACTTCAGGGATGAGTATGTGGAACATATTGAAGAGAAGAAATGCCGTGCGGGCGTCTGCAGCGCGCTTCTCGGATACAGCATTAACGACAATTGCGTGGGCTGCGGTGCCTGCAAAAAGGCCTGCCCTGTTGATGCAATCAGCGGCGAGAAAAAAGGCAAGCACGTTATCGATCAGGAAAAATGCATTAAGTGCGGACAATGTTACGAAGTTTGTAAATTCGGTGCAGTTGACAGAGGATAA
- the xseA gene encoding exodeoxyribonuclease VII large subunit, whose translation MKNQYTVTQINNMVKVALESSLPGHMSVIGEVSNLKRPSSGHIYFSLKDKNSQLPCIMWKSSVSKLGFELENGLSVICSGYIDVYSPYGKYQFISQSISPAGVGSLQLKFEQLCRKLREEGLFEPSRKKALPKYPFNIAVITSSSGAAVKDISESIHSRFPCAKLYLYSVPVQGKGAEKQIAAALGRVNVLKEKYSLDLIILGRGGGSLEDLWCFNEEAVARAVASSELPVISAVGHEVDTTVSDLAADAVASTPTKAGFIAVPDKSELEAKFDELENRLKQDLRKRAALACQQLETVQASAVFKNPRYAINYKSQQLDELSGKLKQALSQMLLTRKGELASLQNQLAGSSLYNLMKDAQSRIEKNQNHLERAFSNRLNSSVNQLDKLESKLSALNPRSVLERGFTLTKTLEDNNIVKQPDDLNKGQRLITEFAGRKTVESVVD comes from the coding sequence ATGAAAAATCAATACACCGTTACACAAATAAATAATATGGTTAAGGTTGCGCTGGAATCAAGCCTTCCCGGGCATATGTCTGTAATTGGGGAGGTTAGCAATCTCAAGAGGCCTTCAAGCGGACATATCTATTTTTCTCTGAAAGACAAAAACAGCCAGCTTCCGTGTATTATGTGGAAATCCAGCGTTTCCAAACTCGGTTTTGAGCTTGAAAACGGGCTTTCTGTGATCTGTTCTGGTTATATAGACGTTTATTCGCCTTACGGAAAATACCAGTTTATTAGCCAAAGCATAAGCCCGGCGGGAGTCGGGAGCCTTCAGCTGAAATTCGAACAGCTCTGCAGAAAGCTCAGAGAGGAAGGCCTTTTCGAGCCGTCGCGCAAGAAAGCTCTTCCGAAATACCCGTTCAATATTGCTGTTATCACAAGCTCAAGCGGTGCTGCTGTGAAGGATATCTCAGAGAGCATACATTCCCGTTTCCCTTGTGCAAAGCTGTATCTGTATTCCGTGCCGGTGCAGGGCAAGGGGGCGGAAAAGCAGATTGCAGCTGCTCTTGGCCGGGTAAACGTTTTGAAAGAGAAATACTCGCTCGACCTTATTATCCTCGGCAGGGGCGGCGGGAGCCTTGAGGATTTATGGTGCTTTAATGAGGAGGCTGTGGCCAGGGCTGTTGCTTCTTCAGAGCTGCCCGTTATAAGTGCTGTAGGCCATGAGGTCGACACAACTGTAAGTGATTTGGCTGCAGATGCTGTTGCTTCAACGCCAACAAAGGCCGGCTTTATAGCTGTGCCGGATAAATCTGAGCTGGAAGCTAAGTTTGATGAGCTGGAAAACAGGCTCAAGCAGGACCTCCGCAAAAGGGCAGCCCTTGCCTGCCAGCAGCTGGAAACTGTTCAGGCCTCCGCAGTTTTCAAAAACCCCAGATACGCAATCAATTATAAATCCCAGCAGCTCGATGAGCTCAGCGGGAAGCTCAAACAGGCCTTGTCGCAAATGCTTCTAACGAGAAAAGGCGAATTGGCAAGCTTGCAGAATCAGCTTGCCGGCAGCTCTCTTTACAATCTTATGAAAGACGCCCAGAGCAGAATAGAAAAAAATCAGAACCATTTGGAGCGAGCTTTTTCTAACCGGCTCAACAGCTCTGTTAATCAGCTTGATAAGCTTGAGAGCAAGCTTTCTGCGCTGAATCCCCGCTCTGTGCTCGAACGAGGCTTTACCCTTACAAAAACTCTCGAAGATAACAATATAGTAAAACAGCCTGACGATTTGAATAAGGGCCAGAGGCTTATTACCGAATTCGCAGGGAGGAAAACGGTAGAAAGTGTTGTTGATTAG
- a CDS encoding redox-sensing transcriptional repressor Rex, whose translation MATNKNCIVRISRYKNALTRLKSLGFVKVFSSNLADATGTSSAQVRKDFSLFGITGNKRGGYNIDDLVEQMNTIFGKHEVHKVIIVGFGNIGKALMSYKGFEKESIKIDAAFDIDSSKVDEDAEIPVYPFEKLEEYIEKNRIKLGVISVPDVAAQQVFEVMKKAGIKGVLNFAPINLGSSDEVVINNINLEMELENLIYYVIAAEKNKAQNIDDI comes from the coding sequence ATGGCAACTAACAAAAACTGCATTGTAAGGATTTCGCGTTATAAAAACGCTTTGACAAGGCTGAAATCGCTCGGTTTTGTTAAGGTATTTTCGAGCAATCTTGCAGATGCAACGGGAACCTCTTCTGCACAGGTTCGAAAAGATTTCTCACTGTTCGGAATTACAGGCAACAAGCGAGGCGGCTACAACATTGACGATTTGGTCGAACAGATGAACACAATCTTCGGCAAGCACGAGGTTCACAAAGTAATTATAGTGGGCTTTGGAAATATAGGCAAGGCTCTGATGAGCTATAAGGGTTTTGAGAAGGAATCTATAAAGATAGATGCAGCCTTCGACATAGACAGCTCAAAGGTTGATGAGGATGCAGAGATCCCTGTTTACCCCTTTGAAAAGCTTGAGGAATATATAGAAAAAAACCGCATAAAGCTGGGTGTTATTTCGGTGCCGGATGTGGCCGCTCAGCAGGTGTTTGAAGTGATGAAAAAAGCGGGGATAAAGGGCGTATTGAACTTTGCCCCGATAAATCTGGGCAGCAGCGACGAGGTGGTGATAAACAATATCAACCTCGAGATGGAGCTTGAAAACCTCATCTATTACGTAATAGCTGCAGAGAAGAACAAAGCTCAGAATATAGATGATATTTGA
- the hemW gene encoding radical SAM family heme chaperone HemW: MLDLKSLYVHIPFCDYKCGCCGFYSIPETAESLHRDYLSALQNELKSFDIDEDSLETIYIGGGSPSILSEENLEHLLGIFTEKFSPIEFTIEMNPRQLTRDKLITAELFGVNRLSIGVQSFSEKSLEVLGRKGSRREILNALDAACDSPIENLNIDLIFGLPNQTLEDLEKDLDIALSFEPGHISAYSLVVEQNTPLGKSVESGRLKLPGQQLDRKMYEHLICRLEEEGLYQYEISNFALPDFECLHNWNCWRSEQYIGLGASAGSFYNGRRFTNPADVRGYIAAERNPKRESAALTEKDYAWQTAVLMLRTNRGVCAAEFSDKTGFDFEVLFSAEIEKNINAGLLEKTVSGCRLTPEGFSVADSVSREFVLD; encoded by the coding sequence ATGCTTGATTTAAAAAGTCTTTACGTGCACATACCTTTCTGCGATTACAAATGCGGCTGCTGCGGGTTTTATTCAATCCCGGAAACAGCAGAGAGCCTCCACCGAGACTACCTGAGCGCTTTGCAAAATGAGCTCAAAAGCTTTGATATTGATGAAGATTCGCTCGAGACAATCTACATCGGAGGCGGGAGCCCTTCAATTCTTTCCGAAGAGAACCTCGAGCATCTGCTGGGTATTTTTACTGAGAAATTCTCGCCCATTGAGTTTACAATTGAAATGAATCCCCGCCAGCTCACAAGAGACAAGCTTATTACAGCGGAGCTTTTCGGTGTGAACAGGCTTTCTATAGGCGTGCAGAGCTTTTCTGAGAAATCGCTTGAGGTTTTGGGCAGGAAAGGCTCACGCAGAGAGATTTTGAATGCCCTTGATGCAGCCTGCGATTCTCCAATAGAGAATCTCAATATAGATTTGATTTTCGGCCTGCCTAACCAAACTCTCGAAGATCTCGAAAAAGATTTGGATATTGCCCTGAGTTTTGAGCCCGGCCATATTTCCGCATACAGCCTCGTCGTGGAGCAGAATACGCCCCTCGGCAAGTCTGTAGAAAGCGGGAGGCTAAAACTCCCAGGCCAGCAGCTCGATAGAAAAATGTATGAGCATTTGATTTGCCGGCTCGAAGAAGAGGGGCTTTATCAGTACGAGATCTCAAATTTTGCCCTGCCTGATTTTGAATGCCTGCACAACTGGAACTGCTGGCGTTCTGAGCAGTATATTGGGCTCGGGGCATCCGCAGGAAGCTTCTATAACGGCAGAAGATTTACCAATCCCGCTGATGTTAGAGGCTATATCGCTGCAGAGAGGAATCCAAAAAGAGAGTCTGCAGCTCTAACAGAAAAAGATTATGCATGGCAGACAGCGGTCTTGATGCTCAGAACAAACAGGGGGGTCTGCGCCGCTGAATTCAGCGATAAAACAGGCTTTGATTTCGAAGTGCTTTTCTCGGCTGAGATAGAAAAGAACATAAATGCAGGCTTGCTTGAAAAAACTGTTTCAGGCTGCCGGCTCACTCCGGAAGGTTTTTCTGTGGCCGATTCTGTCAGCAGAGAATTTGTTCTGGATTAG
- a CDS encoding arylsulfatase, translated as MALNRRDFLKALPLAYCSAAYGDALKKTKKPNILVVLVDDMGYSDLGCYGSEISTPNIDKLAGEGVRFRKFYNTARCCPTRASLLTGQYQHSVGMGWMTASDLGTDAYQGELNDKCITIAEGLKPSGYTSYMLGKWHVTFSNNMDKDGDKSSWPLQRGFDHFYGHLTGGGSYYNTPTMTRDNKRIELKDGEYLTDRVAEEAAEYIDNHFEKNQNNPMFMYLAFYAPHRPLQVPDKYLKKYQGKYMIGWDELRKRRFKKQKQIGLFDESYKLSPRDPRVPAWKDIPDNEKKLWDKRMAAYAGQIDCMDYNLGKVLDKLKEKGELDNTLIMFLSDNGACAESAGKGNIETIGKPGDNESYKINWANASDTPFRKYKKDTYEGGITTPLIVRWPKKVGNKGGYTDEFGHVIDILPTCLDAGGAEYPSKYKGNLINKTDGISLMPAFKGGSMPRRPIYWEHEANRAVRYGKWKLVSPAKDKKPYAGPWYLYDLEKDPTELNDISEKYPKLKKKMIELWDSWAKKNGVYPLDNSGWRPKIKKSVR; from the coding sequence ATGGCATTAAATCGCAGAGATTTTCTAAAAGCCCTGCCGCTTGCATACTGCTCGGCAGCATACGGGGATGCATTGAAGAAAACCAAGAAACCCAACATCCTTGTAGTTTTAGTTGATGACATGGGCTATTCAGACCTCGGCTGCTACGGCAGCGAGATTTCAACGCCTAATATCGACAAACTCGCTGGAGAAGGGGTTCGATTCAGGAAATTTTACAACACCGCCAGATGCTGCCCGACCCGCGCATCTCTGCTTACCGGACAATACCAGCACAGCGTTGGCATGGGCTGGATGACTGCCTCTGATCTGGGGACTGATGCGTATCAGGGCGAACTGAACGATAAATGCATCACTATAGCCGAAGGGCTTAAGCCATCAGGTTATACGTCTTATATGCTTGGAAAATGGCATGTAACTTTCAGCAACAATATGGACAAAGACGGGGATAAATCCTCATGGCCGCTTCAGCGAGGCTTTGATCATTTCTACGGACACCTCACCGGCGGCGGGAGCTACTACAACACCCCTACAATGACCAGAGACAACAAAAGAATTGAGCTCAAAGACGGAGAATACCTCACAGACAGAGTAGCTGAAGAGGCGGCAGAATACATAGATAATCACTTCGAAAAAAATCAGAACAACCCGATGTTTATGTATCTTGCTTTCTATGCCCCCCACCGCCCTCTTCAGGTGCCGGATAAATACCTCAAAAAGTATCAGGGCAAGTATATGATCGGCTGGGATGAGCTGCGAAAGAGACGATTCAAAAAGCAGAAACAGATCGGCCTTTTTGACGAAAGCTACAAGCTTTCACCAAGAGACCCGAGAGTTCCTGCTTGGAAAGATATTCCTGATAACGAGAAAAAACTCTGGGATAAGCGAATGGCAGCGTATGCCGGCCAGATCGACTGCATGGACTACAATCTCGGGAAGGTGCTTGATAAGCTCAAGGAGAAAGGCGAGCTTGACAACACCTTGATAATGTTCCTTTCCGATAACGGCGCTTGTGCTGAGTCTGCTGGTAAAGGCAATATCGAAACCATCGGCAAGCCCGGCGACAATGAAAGCTACAAAATAAACTGGGCTAATGCAAGCGATACGCCTTTCAGAAAATACAAAAAGGACACGTATGAAGGCGGGATAACCACTCCACTGATTGTACGCTGGCCTAAAAAGGTAGGCAATAAAGGCGGCTATACAGATGAGTTTGGGCATGTAATCGACATTCTGCCCACTTGCCTCGATGCTGGCGGGGCTGAATATCCCAGCAAATACAAGGGCAATCTAATCAACAAAACAGACGGAATAAGCCTTATGCCGGCTTTCAAAGGCGGAAGTATGCCTCGCAGACCGATTTATTGGGAACATGAGGCCAACAGAGCTGTACGATACGGCAAATGGAAGCTCGTTTCTCCGGCGAAGGATAAGAAGCCATACGCCGGTCCTTGGTATCTTTACGATTTAGAAAAAGACCCTACAGAGCTAAACGATATTTCCGAGAAATACCCAAAGCTGAAAAAGAAAATGATAGAGCTTTGGGACTCATGGGCGAAAAAGAACGGTGTTTATCCTCTGGATAATTCGGGCTGGAGACCAAAAATCAAGAAAAGCGTTAGATAA
- the pdxA gene encoding 4-hydroxythreonine-4-phosphate dehydrogenase PdxA, translating to MLFSNKRIAVTMGDLNGIGPEIILKALYDSVIRLQGRFYIYGSDKYLTKAAGELGIEKFWSVCSPKSFPQEENQVTVFDYGLSIGTSLREPNEDSGRASLLFCSDAVSDVLEGRLDALVTAPIHKQSWKMAGAKWPGHTELLTHKTGCKDSAMMFVSSELKVALATIHCALSEVPGRLSIKKITNTLELLNQTLKKYFGIERPKIAVAGLNPHAGEGGRFGKEESRIIRPAVVASRENGIDVEGPSPGDTLFSKENREKYDGFLAMYHDQGLIPVKTLSMNDATNVTIGLPIIRTSPAHGTAFDIAGKGKADEASMKMAIRVAAMMVDRKHKFQSKK from the coding sequence ATGCTGTTCTCCAATAAAAGAATAGCCGTAACAATGGGCGATTTAAACGGTATCGGCCCTGAGATAATATTGAAGGCGCTTTATGACTCAGTGATAAGGCTTCAGGGGAGATTCTATATCTACGGCAGTGATAAGTATCTAACAAAGGCTGCCGGCGAGCTTGGAATAGAGAAATTCTGGTCTGTATGCTCGCCGAAAAGTTTTCCCCAAGAAGAAAATCAGGTTACGGTATTTGATTACGGCTTATCGATAGGAACAAGCTTGCGAGAGCCGAATGAAGATTCCGGAAGGGCCTCGCTTCTGTTTTGCAGTGATGCAGTTTCTGATGTTCTTGAAGGCAGGCTTGATGCTTTAGTAACTGCGCCTATACACAAGCAGAGCTGGAAAATGGCGGGGGCTAAATGGCCGGGGCATACCGAACTTTTAACCCATAAAACAGGCTGCAAAGATTCAGCAATGATGTTTGTATCGAGCGAGCTGAAAGTTGCGCTTGCTACAATCCACTGCGCATTATCAGAGGTTCCCGGCAGGCTCAGCATTAAGAAAATTACAAATACCCTCGAACTGCTCAATCAGACGCTGAAAAAATATTTCGGAATTGAGCGGCCGAAGATTGCGGTTGCCGGGCTCAACCCGCACGCAGGCGAAGGGGGAAGATTCGGCAAAGAAGAGAGCAGAATCATAAGGCCTGCAGTGGTAGCGAGCAGAGAAAACGGGATAGATGTTGAAGGGCCGAGCCCGGGAGACACGCTTTTCTCAAAGGAAAACAGGGAGAAATATGACGGATTCCTTGCAATGTATCACGACCAGGGGCTGATACCTGTTAAAACGCTTTCAATGAACGATGCGACAAACGTAACAATTGGCCTTCCTATAATAAGAACCTCGCCTGCTCACGGAACAGCATTCGATATTGCCGGAAAAGGCAAGGCTGATGAGGCGAGTATGAAAATGGCTATCAGGGTTGCTGCGATGATGGTTGACCGAAAACACAAATTCCAATCGAAAAAGTAG
- the rsmA gene encoding 16S rRNA (adenine(1518)-N(6)/adenine(1519)-N(6))-dimethyltransferase RsmA has product MQSKQQIQSILAQCGAKPDKKLGQNFLFDTNLINFLISQAEIKKTDAVMEIGAGTGSLTEALAEAAGRVVAVEYDKLLGQCVSRRFKDFQNVKIICADALETKNRLNPDLISEAEKMREALGGRLILAANLPYNIASSVMINVITDSPFADQMYVTIQKEVGQRMTAQSGSKIYGPLSIIIQALGEAEILKTLPPQVFWPPPKVESVMVKFEKKLSKTARIKDISLLKEAVSLLMGHRRKTLRACCRLADGRLSQIKDWENVFQQAGINSGIRGEMLNPSEYVELSNILFDLLQNR; this is encoded by the coding sequence GTGCAGAGTAAGCAGCAGATACAAAGCATACTTGCCCAGTGCGGGGCGAAGCCGGACAAAAAGCTCGGTCAGAATTTTCTTTTCGATACAAATCTGATTAACTTTCTTATTTCTCAGGCCGAGATAAAAAAAACTGATGCAGTGATGGAAATCGGCGCCGGAACAGGAAGCCTTACCGAAGCTCTGGCCGAAGCGGCAGGCAGAGTTGTGGCAGTGGAATACGACAAACTGCTCGGGCAGTGCGTGAGCCGGCGATTCAAAGACTTCCAAAACGTTAAGATAATCTGCGCCGATGCGCTTGAAACGAAAAATCGGCTCAATCCGGATTTGATTTCTGAAGCGGAAAAAATGCGAGAGGCTCTTGGAGGCAGGCTGATTCTCGCAGCGAACCTGCCCTACAACATAGCCTCTTCTGTTATGATAAACGTTATTACAGACAGCCCTTTTGCAGACCAGATGTATGTAACGATACAGAAAGAGGTTGGTCAGCGGATGACAGCCCAAAGCGGAAGCAAAATCTACGGGCCTTTGAGCATAATAATTCAGGCTCTTGGAGAAGCTGAAATTCTTAAAACTCTTCCGCCTCAGGTTTTCTGGCCTCCGCCTAAGGTTGAATCGGTAATGGTGAAATTTGAAAAAAAATTGTCAAAAACCGCACGCATTAAGGATATATCTCTATTGAAGGAAGCGGTGAGTCTGCTTATGGGGCACAGACGAAAAACACTTAGAGCCTGCTGCCGTTTAGCGGACGGGAGACTATCGCAGATAAAAGACTGGGAAAACGTATTCCAGCAAGCCGGCATTAATTCAGGGATTAGAGGCGAGATGCTCAATCCCTCTGAATATGTTGAGCTTTCAAATATACTATTCGACTTATTACAAAATCGTTGA
- the surE gene encoding 5'/3'-nucleotidase SurE, with protein sequence MRILLTNDDGIFCESLHCLYQQLTKLGDVEVAAPLTGKSGASHSLTLSPIVCEEASVDGLFTGWAIEGTPADCVKLAVLELFDEQFDLIVSGMNIGSNAGVDMLYSGTLAAAVEGAFYGIPSIAVSARIGQESIEEAAEEGFRAIEMVAGDMKPGDVYNINVPCLRKFNEKKIAFVPQAEQVYKEKYFKGISEEGKKTYQIMSEEDALAQEETDREAIMNGFTTITPVKYFMTDRKRLEQLKENYSAGQCYC encoded by the coding sequence ATGCGGATTCTACTTACCAACGATGACGGGATTTTCTGCGAATCTCTCCACTGCCTTTATCAGCAGCTAACCAAACTTGGAGATGTTGAAGTGGCAGCTCCTCTAACCGGCAAATCGGGAGCAAGCCACAGCCTTACATTAAGCCCGATAGTATGCGAGGAGGCATCTGTTGACGGGCTTTTCACCGGCTGGGCAATCGAAGGGACGCCTGCTGACTGCGTTAAGCTTGCAGTGCTGGAGCTTTTCGATGAGCAATTCGATCTTATAGTTTCCGGGATGAACATAGGCTCTAATGCCGGGGTGGATATGCTCTATTCAGGCACGCTTGCAGCAGCTGTTGAGGGGGCTTTTTACGGGATACCGTCAATAGCAGTTTCCGCACGAATCGGACAGGAATCGATCGAAGAGGCAGCAGAGGAAGGCTTCAGGGCGATTGAGATGGTGGCTGGCGATATGAAGCCCGGGGATGTTTACAACATCAACGTGCCCTGTCTGAGAAAATTTAACGAAAAGAAGATAGCCTTCGTGCCTCAGGCAGAGCAGGTTTATAAAGAGAAATACTTCAAGGGCATCAGCGAAGAGGGCAAAAAAACATATCAGATTATGAGCGAGGAAGATGCTCTGGCTCAAGAAGAGACCGACAGAGAAGCGATAATGAACGGATTCACAACAATAACACCCGTAAAATACTTTATGACCGACAGAAAAAGACTTGAACAGCTCAAAGAAAATTATTCTGCCGGCCAGTGCTACTGCTGA
- a CDS encoding sulfatase-like hydrolase/transferase, giving the protein MTEKIQRRSFLKASGALLAGSLFPAYSSAGVSKKMKKPNILYILVDDMGWSDVGYHDSQLQSPNIDRLVKSGAEMDCFYVQPQCTPTRVALMTGKYPSRFGNHCIQASNKQAYPKGTQTMASMLKKQGYDTAVMGKWHMGSKPEWGPNHHGFDYSYGSLSGAIGMYDHRYRLDSEYVKTWHRNSEFAEEEVGHVTDLVTREAVNWLKEDKRKENPFFLYMAYHSVHIPLVENHRTVAKFDYIKDPDRRLMAAAVYHLDQCVGRLLDTLEELGIRENTLIVFSSDNGGLKDGSRKPPLGEPEHYPQPNPQLGKDFSMNDPLRGGKCTAFEGGIRVPACVNWKGVIKPQKMTQRMHIVDWMPTIAHLTGCRTDPEWDGKDMWKHITGKAEKNESRDVYIVWHSGRTWEALISGDWKIVRNGQNSKWQLYDLSNDPYETVNLADTNKKKFSELVQIYKKERSKDAKGV; this is encoded by the coding sequence ATGACAGAAAAAATTCAAAGACGAAGCTTCCTTAAGGCTTCAGGCGCACTGCTGGCGGGGAGTTTGTTTCCCGCTTATTCTTCCGCGGGTGTTTCGAAGAAAATGAAAAAGCCAAACATTCTCTACATCCTTGTAGATGATATGGGCTGGTCGGATGTTGGTTATCACGACAGCCAGCTTCAGTCGCCGAATATCGACAGATTAGTCAAATCCGGCGCCGAGATGGACTGCTTCTACGTTCAGCCTCAATGCACGCCCACAAGAGTTGCCCTCATGACAGGCAAGTACCCCTCTCGTTTCGGAAACCACTGCATCCAGGCATCCAACAAGCAGGCATACCCTAAAGGCACTCAAACGATGGCATCAATGCTCAAAAAGCAGGGCTATGATACTGCCGTAATGGGCAAGTGGCATATGGGCTCTAAGCCTGAATGGGGGCCGAATCACCACGGCTTCGATTACAGCTACGGCTCGCTCTCAGGCGCTATAGGTATGTACGACCACAGATACCGTCTTGATTCTGAATACGTTAAGACATGGCATCGAAACAGCGAGTTTGCTGAGGAAGAGGTCGGGCATGTAACTGATCTGGTAACCCGGGAAGCTGTAAACTGGCTGAAGGAAGATAAACGAAAAGAAAACCCGTTCTTCCTGTATATGGCGTATCACAGCGTTCATATTCCTCTGGTTGAGAATCACAGAACCGTGGCCAAATTTGATTATATAAAGGATCCCGACAGAAGGCTTATGGCGGCTGCTGTGTATCACCTCGACCAGTGTGTTGGAAGGCTATTAGATACCCTCGAAGAGCTTGGTATTCGCGAGAACACTCTAATTGTTTTCAGTTCCGACAACGGCGGCCTCAAAGACGGCAGCAGAAAGCCGCCCTTGGGAGAGCCCGAACATTATCCACAGCCAAACCCGCAGCTCGGTAAGGATTTCAGTATGAACGACCCACTGAGGGGAGGCAAATGCACTGCCTTCGAGGGCGGTATAAGAGTGCCGGCATGCGTGAACTGGAAGGGCGTTATAAAGCCTCAAAAAATGACTCAGAGGATGCACATTGTTGATTGGATGCCAACAATCGCTCATCTAACGGGCTGCAGAACTGACCCAGAATGGGACGGTAAAGATATGTGGAAACATATCACCGGAAAGGCAGAGAAAAACGAGAGCAGAGATGTCTATATTGTATGGCATTCAGGCCGAACTTGGGAGGCTTTAATCTCAGGAGACTGGAAAATCGTTCGTAACGGCCAGAATTCAAAATGGCAGCTTTATGACCTTTCAAACGACCCGTATGAAACGGTAAACCTTGCCGATACGAATAAGAAAAAGTTTTCAGAACTCGTGCAGATTTATAAAAAAGAGCGAAGCAAAGACGCAAAAGGCGTATAG